The Lysobacter gummosus genome includes a region encoding these proteins:
- a CDS encoding right-handed parallel beta-helix repeat-containing protein has translation MAITPRYPFTRTVLEMARRALPALIVAATAFVPAAHAQTQARYAAEGQAHTGLLWPSAPPAQVCGNTALLTGPATAPAGAVVVPAGDNSGFNFNRPGATFWFETGVHTFGDDLYGQIIARDNATYVGAPGAVLDGRNLNLYAFTGSAQHVTVRYLTIVNFGRGADNNNEGVVNHDAGDHWLIEYNTIQNNDGAGVFLGSDNVVRYNCLKDNGQYGFSMFKPPVEGDSAIKNIVLDHNEIAGNNTDDWETREPGCGCTGGGKFWDVRGARVTNNWVHDNKSVGLWADTNNMDFLFEGNYIADNEDEGIWYEISYNATIRGNTFLRNAWRKGASNGGSPAPAVYLSESGGDDRLPSAVSGAALIRINDNYFEDNFSGVSIYENANRFCNSNGNTSKSYCTPFVSPNQIQGPYDYEYTHPISATHPCYTQVGQEPFFTDCRWHSRNIEVSSNEFYFNPAVVPCGTSGYCGAQALIATGADNLPWSPYTVGAVQDQVMFGANNRFANNHYYGPWKFATRWGDRISFSAWKAAPYNQDVGSTTDQVTNPEQPNPPGNVMDADTSLLEASIGNWSAWYNAEVARVAEQAHGGAYSLRVNVVESNWGVEVANYPGYSTGAGAKHFSAWIKAGAGAPSNVRAVIEWRNGDGSILGSDTVALAVPAQAEGWQKIASTLTAPAATANARILLLGSGTGGASFYLDDVLLENPQN, from the coding sequence GTGGCCATCACTCCGCGATATCCGTTCACCCGCACTGTTCTCGAAATGGCGCGTCGCGCGCTGCCGGCGCTGATCGTCGCCGCCACCGCCTTCGTCCCGGCCGCGCACGCGCAGACGCAAGCGCGCTATGCCGCCGAGGGACAGGCGCACACCGGCCTGCTCTGGCCGAGCGCACCGCCGGCGCAGGTCTGCGGCAATACCGCGCTGCTGACCGGCCCGGCGACGGCGCCCGCCGGCGCGGTGGTGGTTCCGGCCGGCGACAACAGCGGCTTCAACTTCAATCGTCCCGGCGCCACCTTCTGGTTCGAAACCGGCGTGCATACCTTTGGCGACGATCTCTACGGCCAGATCATCGCCCGCGACAACGCCACCTACGTCGGCGCGCCGGGCGCGGTGCTGGACGGCCGCAATCTCAATCTCTATGCCTTTACCGGCAGCGCCCAGCACGTCACCGTGCGCTATCTCACCATCGTCAACTTCGGCCGCGGCGCGGATAACAACAACGAAGGCGTGGTCAATCACGATGCCGGCGATCATTGGCTGATCGAGTACAACACGATCCAGAACAACGACGGCGCCGGCGTCTTCCTCGGCAGCGACAATGTGGTGCGGTACAACTGCCTCAAGGACAACGGCCAGTATGGCTTCAGCATGTTCAAGCCGCCGGTCGAGGGCGATTCGGCGATCAAGAACATCGTTCTGGACCATAACGAAATCGCCGGCAACAACACCGACGACTGGGAAACGCGGGAACCGGGCTGCGGCTGCACCGGCGGCGGCAAGTTCTGGGACGTGCGCGGCGCGCGCGTGACCAACAACTGGGTCCACGACAACAAGAGCGTGGGCTTGTGGGCCGATACCAACAACATGGACTTCCTGTTCGAAGGCAATTACATCGCCGACAACGAAGACGAAGGCATCTGGTACGAAATCAGCTACAACGCCACCATCCGCGGCAACACCTTCCTGCGCAACGCCTGGCGCAAGGGCGCGAGCAACGGCGGCTCGCCGGCGCCGGCGGTCTACCTGTCCGAATCCGGCGGCGACGATCGCCTGCCCAGCGCGGTCTCGGGCGCGGCACTGATTCGCATCAACGACAACTACTTCGAAGACAATTTCTCCGGCGTGTCGATCTACGAGAACGCCAACCGCTTCTGCAACTCCAACGGCAACACCAGCAAGAGCTATTGCACGCCCTTCGTCAGCCCGAACCAGATCCAGGGGCCGTACGATTACGAATACACCCATCCGATCAGCGCGACTCACCCGTGCTACACCCAGGTCGGGCAGGAACCGTTCTTCACCGATTGCCGCTGGCACTCGCGCAACATCGAAGTCAGTTCCAACGAGTTCTACTTCAATCCGGCCGTGGTGCCGTGCGGAACCTCCGGGTACTGCGGCGCGCAAGCGCTGATAGCCACCGGCGCGGACAATCTGCCGTGGTCGCCGTACACGGTCGGCGCCGTCCAGGACCAGGTGATGTTCGGCGCCAACAACCGCTTCGCGAACAATCACTACTACGGCCCGTGGAAGTTCGCCACGCGCTGGGGCGACCGCATCAGTTTTTCCGCCTGGAAAGCCGCGCCCTACAACCAGGATGTCGGCAGCACCACCGATCAGGTGACCAATCCGGAGCAGCCGAATCCGCCCGGCAATGTGATGGATGCCGACACCTCGTTGCTGGAAGCTTCGATCGGCAACTGGAGCGCCTGGTACAACGCCGAGGTCGCCCGCGTCGCCGAGCAGGCGCACGGCGGCGCTTACAGCCTGCGGGTGAATGTCGTCGAATCCAATTGGGGCGTGGAAGTCGCCAACTATCCCGGCTACAGCACCGGCGCCGGCGCCAAGCACTTCAGCGCCTGGATCAAGGCCGGCGCGGGCGCGCCGAGCAACGTGCGCGCGGTGATCGAATGGCGCAACGGCGACGGTTCGATCCTCGGCAGCGACACCGTTGCGCTGGCCGTGCCGGCGCAGGCCGAGGGTTGGCAGAAGATCGCATCGACCCTGACCGCGCCGGCGGCCACGGCCAACGCTCGCATTCTGCTGCTCGGTAGCGGCACCGGCGGCGCGTCGTTCTATCTCGACGATGTGTTGTTGGAGAATCCGCAGAACTGA
- a CDS encoding NAD(P)H-dependent oxidoreductase, with translation MLASIIVANPSPTSLSHAMAQAAQDAMTGHGYRVAFHDLYAEGFNPVQPTGESGNVASTDPLVEQHCAQLAQADLIAIFHPNWWGQPPAILKGWIDRVFRLDTAYGYPPGVSYEGVPVGLLKARHALVFNTSNTPADREAAAFGDPLEAIWTRCVFGLCGVDSVIRRMYGPVSGSSAQLRAQWLDEVAALVADAARR, from the coding sequence ATGCTCGCGTCCATCATCGTCGCCAACCCCAGTCCCACGAGCCTGAGCCACGCGATGGCGCAGGCCGCGCAGGACGCAATGACCGGGCATGGGTATCGGGTCGCGTTCCACGACCTCTACGCCGAGGGTTTCAACCCGGTGCAGCCCACGGGCGAAAGCGGCAATGTCGCTTCGACCGATCCTTTGGTCGAACAGCATTGCGCGCAGCTTGCGCAAGCCGATCTGATCGCGATCTTCCATCCGAACTGGTGGGGCCAGCCGCCGGCGATTCTCAAGGGCTGGATCGATCGGGTGTTCCGCCTGGATACGGCCTATGGCTATCCGCCCGGCGTGTCGTATGAGGGCGTGCCGGTGGGCTTGCTGAAAGCGCGGCACGCGCTGGTGTTCAATACCTCCAACACGCCGGCCGACCGCGAGGCGGCGGCCTTCGGCGATCCGCTCGAGGCGATCTGGACGCGCTGCGTGTTCGGTCTGTGCGGCGTGGACAGCGTGATCCGGCGCATGTACGGCCCGGTGTCGGGGAGCAGCGCGCAGTTGCGGGCGCAGTGGCTGGACGAAGTCGCGGCGCTCGTGGCCGACGCGGCTCGGCGTTAG